In Vigna unguiculata cultivar IT97K-499-35 chromosome 3, ASM411807v1, whole genome shotgun sequence, a single genomic region encodes these proteins:
- the LOC114174951 gene encoding protein LSM12 homolog A-like, which translates to MEGGNSNNNNPEDLAVGCLLSIRTTLGDEFEGQVVTYDRPSNILVLQEPSKHGPRRNIRLLKANYIKEFTFLGQAEDPLDPTNCFLDLAALQAREEVAIRQAEADAERIGVGVTSEAQSIFDALSKTLPVRWDKTVIVVMNDVRVSSPYHPESVVGGTPAANERVKKVLDFERKRLQLRSSGGQ; encoded by the exons ATGGAGGGTggcaacagcaacaacaacaaccctGAGGACCTGGCGGTGGGGTGTTTGCTGTCGATCAGGACAACGTTGGGCGACGAATTCGAAGGCCAGGTTGTCACCTACGATCGACCCTCCAACATCCTTGTACTCCAGGAACCTTCCAAACATGGCCCTCGTCGGAACATTAGGTTGCTCAAGGCTAATTACATCAAAGAATTCACCTTTCTCGGCCAGGCCGAAGACCCACTTGATCCTACCAACTGCTTCCTTGACCTCGCCGCTCTCCAAGCTAGGGAAGAAGTTGCTATCAG ACAAGCAGAGGCTGATGCTGAGAGGATTGGGGTTGGGGTTACCAGCGAGGCGCAGAGCATCTTCGATGCTTTGTCCAAAAC GCTTCCAGTCCGCTGGGACAAGACAGTCATAGTTGTGATGAATGATGTGCGTGTCAGCAGTCCTTATCACCCTGAATCTGTTGTTGGAGGTACTCCTGCTGCAAATGAACGAGTGAAGAAAGTG